One genomic window of Butyricicoccus intestinisimiae includes the following:
- the dnaK gene encoding molecular chaperone DnaK: protein MSKIIGIDLGTTNSCVAVYEGGERVIIPNAQGGRTTPSVVAFTKDGERLIGETAKRQAAVNPDRTISSIKRDMGTDRRISIDGKQYSPQEISAMILRQLKSDAETYLGEPVTEAVITVPAYFTDAQRQATKDAGTIAGLHVQRIINEPTSAALAYGIDKEQAQKILVYDLGGGTFDVSVLDINDGVIEVLATAGNNRLGGDDFDKCVCEYILSEFKKAEGIDLSRDSAAMQRVREAAEKAKKELSSALSAEIMLPYIAVKRGEPKHLQMTLTRAKFNELTNHLVQATLDPVYQAVADSGLNLPDISKVLMVGGSSRIPAVNEAVQKLTGRQPFKGINPDECVAMGACLQGGVLSGEVRGLLLLDVTPLSLGIETVGGVFTKLIDKNTTIPIKKSQIFTTAGAFQKRVKVNVLQGERPMAKQNKSLGSFMLGGIKRSATGMPQIEVTFEIDTNGIVNVSARDLTTGKMQEITVTGSNNMSEADIQQAIHDAEQYAAEDSKIRAGMEYKTKLEQLTYQAAEKRKSMDRAHKKQLDAAVKEARHALRRKEPEQMAAAAAALEQMVRV from the coding sequence ATGTCGAAAATTATCGGAATTGATTTGGGCACCACAAATTCCTGTGTTGCCGTATATGAGGGCGGAGAGCGCGTCATCATTCCCAATGCACAGGGCGGGCGCACCACGCCGTCTGTCGTTGCCTTTACCAAGGATGGAGAGCGATTGATTGGTGAGACGGCAAAACGGCAGGCGGCGGTCAATCCGGACCGCACCATTTCCTCCATCAAACGCGACATGGGCACGGATCGGCGCATTTCTATTGACGGAAAGCAGTATTCGCCGCAGGAAATTTCTGCTATGATTCTGCGCCAGCTCAAAAGCGATGCAGAGACCTATCTCGGTGAGCCTGTGACAGAGGCTGTCATCACGGTGCCGGCATATTTTACGGACGCACAGCGGCAGGCGACCAAGGATGCGGGCACGATTGCCGGTCTGCATGTCCAGCGCATCATCAATGAGCCGACATCCGCCGCGCTGGCGTATGGCATTGACAAAGAGCAGGCACAGAAAATTCTCGTCTATGACTTGGGCGGCGGCACGTTTGATGTGTCCGTGCTCGACATCAACGACGGCGTGATTGAGGTGCTGGCGACGGCGGGCAACAACCGACTCGGCGGCGATGACTTTGACAAATGCGTTTGCGAGTATATCTTGTCCGAGTTTAAAAAAGCCGAAGGCATTGATTTGAGCCGCGATTCGGCGGCGATGCAGCGCGTGCGCGAGGCGGCGGAGAAAGCGAAAAAAGAGCTGTCCTCCGCGCTGTCGGCGGAAATCATGCTGCCGTACATCGCCGTGAAGCGCGGAGAACCCAAGCATTTGCAGATGACGCTGACACGGGCAAAATTCAATGAGCTGACCAATCATCTGGTGCAGGCGACACTAGATCCTGTGTATCAGGCGGTGGCAGACTCCGGATTAAATCTGCCGGACATCAGCAAGGTGCTTATGGTTGGCGGCTCCAGCCGCATTCCTGCGGTCAACGAAGCAGTGCAAAAGCTGACGGGACGCCAGCCGTTTAAGGGCATCAATCCGGACGAGTGCGTGGCAATGGGTGCCTGTTTGCAGGGCGGTGTGCTGTCCGGAGAGGTGCGGGGGCTGCTTCTGCTCGACGTCACACCGCTGTCGCTTGGCATTGAGACGGTCGGCGGCGTGTTTACCAAGCTGATTGATAAGAACACGACAATTCCGATTAAAAAAAGCCAGATTTTCACGACTGCCGGCGCATTTCAGAAGCGTGTAAAGGTCAATGTTTTACAGGGAGAGCGCCCGATGGCAAAGCAGAACAAAAGCCTTGGCTCGTTTATGCTGGGCGGCATCAAGCGCTCTGCGACCGGTATGCCGCAGATTGAAGTCACGTTTGAAATCGACACCAACGGCATTGTCAATGTGTCCGCCCGCGATTTGACCACGGGAAAAATGCAGGAAATCACCGTCACAGGTTCCAATAACATGAGCGAAGCGGACATTCAGCAGGCGATTCATGACGCGGAGCAGTACGCCGCAGAGGACAGCAAGATTCGCGCAGGCATGGAATACAAGACCAAACTGGAGCAGCTGACGTATCAGGCGGCGGAAAAGCGCAAGAGCATGGATCGCGCACACAAAAAGCAGCTGGATGCAGCGGTGAAAGAGGCGCGCCACGCGCTGCGCAGGAAAGAACCGGAGCAGATGGCGGCAGCGGCTGCCGCGCTGGAACAGATGGTTCGCGTATAG
- a CDS encoding GntR family transcriptional regulator — MQILLQHTGGKPIYEQIAEQMKAQILSGEIPAGEQLPSIRTLAKDLHISVITTKRAYEELEREGFVETMQGRGTYVAQQDAEQVREEHRRRIEQKLLEAVEIAKSADISEREVRETLHILFGGGER; from the coding sequence GTGCAGATTCTTTTGCAGCATACCGGCGGCAAACCGATTTACGAGCAGATTGCCGAACAGATGAAGGCGCAGATTTTATCCGGAGAGATTCCGGCAGGAGAACAGCTGCCGTCCATTCGGACGCTGGCGAAAGACCTGCATATCAGCGTCATTACGACAAAGCGGGCGTATGAAGAACTGGAACGGGAGGGCTTTGTCGAGACCATGCAGGGGCGCGGCACGTATGTCGCGCAGCAGGACGCGGAGCAGGTGCGCGAGGAACACCGCAGACGCATAGAGCAAAAATTACTGGAAGCTGTAGAGATTGCAAAGAGTGCGGATATTTCCGAACGAGAAGTGCGAGAAACGCTGCATATTCTATTTGGAGGTGGCGAGAGATGA
- a CDS encoding type III pantothenate kinase, whose amino-acid sequence MLLAINIQNSAITLGCFDRQGNLCVVSHIASETRQTAEQYACGIDSVLRLRGCDAGKISGAIICSVVPALSGVLREAVEILCRCEVVNVSSGVKTGLSIRMDNPRVVGSDLVCVAVEAAAKKQLPALVIDMNTAVTFTALDESGALVGSIIAPGMRIGLESLHTKAAQLPSIGLTRPHTGLLGKNTMDAMASGMLNGTASMIDGMIGRCRDQLGDNLTVYLTGTDAELAAPYLTETVRRVDDMVLYGLHRIWMKNKRREI is encoded by the coding sequence ATGCTGCTTGCAATCAATATACAAAATTCAGCCATCACATTGGGGTGCTTTGACAGACAAGGCAATTTGTGTGTGGTTTCTCATATTGCATCCGAGACACGGCAGACGGCGGAGCAGTACGCCTGCGGGATAGACAGCGTTCTGCGTCTGCGCGGATGTGATGCGGGCAAGATTTCCGGCGCAATTATTTGCTCTGTCGTTCCGGCACTCAGCGGCGTGCTGCGCGAGGCGGTCGAGATTTTGTGCCGCTGCGAGGTGGTCAATGTGTCGTCCGGCGTCAAGACGGGTCTGAGTATCCGCATGGACAATCCGCGCGTAGTTGGCAGCGACTTGGTGTGCGTGGCTGTGGAAGCGGCGGCGAAAAAACAGCTTCCGGCGCTGGTGATTGATATGAATACGGCGGTTACGTTTACCGCGCTGGATGAGAGCGGCGCGCTGGTCGGCTCCATCATTGCACCGGGCATGCGTATCGGATTGGAATCGCTGCATACCAAGGCGGCACAGCTGCCGTCCATCGGGCTGACGCGGCCGCACACTGGACTGCTCGGGAAAAATACCATGGATGCCATGGCGTCCGGCATGCTCAATGGCACGGCATCTATGATTGACGGCATGATTGGCAGATGCAGAGATCAGCTCGGAGACAATTTGACGGTGTATCTTACAGGAACCGATGCAGAACTCGCCGCGCCGTATTTGACAGAGACTGTCCGGCGCGTGGATGACATGGTGCTGTACGGACTGCACCGCATTTGGATGAAAAACAAACGAAGGGAAATTTGA
- a CDS encoding putative ABC transporter permease, producing the protein MSRIEKTMILMAYGFWGYPFLEILFRGWSHWSMALAGGICFGLMGLVSDTLYRYRLPVRAMASAVTVLFVEFIFGCIFNLGMQLHIWDYSRELGNLAGQICIKYGLLWFVLSIPLVWLADRLPVDTSCKQRKIGI; encoded by the coding sequence TTGAGTCGGATAGAAAAGACGATGATTTTGATGGCATATGGGTTTTGGGGGTATCCGTTTTTGGAAATTCTGTTCCGCGGCTGGTCGCATTGGTCGATGGCGCTGGCGGGCGGAATTTGCTTCGGACTGATGGGATTGGTTTCTGATACATTATATCGGTATCGGCTGCCCGTTCGCGCCATGGCAAGCGCAGTGACCGTGCTGTTTGTCGAATTTATTTTCGGTTGTATTTTTAACTTGGGCATGCAGCTGCACATTTGGGATTATTCCCGTGAGCTGGGCAATCTGGCGGGGCAAATCTGCATCAAATATGGCTTGCTTTGGTTTGTACTCAGCATACCGTTGGTGTGGCTGGCAGACCGCCTGCCGGTGGATACCTCTTGCAAGCAGCGCAAAATCGGCATATAA
- a CDS encoding ABC-2 transporter permease, which produces MKGLVKYDLMQLAGTSKKSFYLLYFVGLAAVGVMLGGGTICSYMAVMIGCMTGVSFFSYESWYHWDSYCAAMPLSNRQIVVSRYISLLIVTGCGVLWGIVIGVLALAAGKMDLTWTQWLLSMVQTVLAALLYMEIEIPVMYRFGVERGRIVNILLFIILFAGISALAEINEMPAAVTSVVQLVFGVVWVVILLCFPVSIAVSMRIRAKKEY; this is translated from the coding sequence ATGAAAGGCTTGGTAAAATATGATTTGATGCAGCTGGCGGGAACCTCGAAAAAAAGCTTTTATCTGCTGTACTTCGTCGGTCTGGCGGCGGTCGGCGTCATGCTGGGCGGCGGAACCATATGCAGCTATATGGCGGTCATGATTGGCTGTATGACGGGCGTCAGCTTTTTCTCGTATGAATCGTGGTATCATTGGGACAGCTACTGTGCTGCCATGCCGCTGTCCAATCGGCAGATTGTCGTTTCGCGATACATCAGCCTGCTTATCGTGACAGGCTGCGGCGTTTTGTGGGGAATTGTTATCGGCGTGCTGGCGCTTGCGGCGGGAAAAATGGATTTGACGTGGACACAATGGCTGCTCTCGATGGTGCAGACGGTGCTGGCGGCGCTGCTGTATATGGAGATTGAAATTCCGGTCATGTATCGGTTCGGTGTCGAGCGCGGGCGCATCGTCAACATCTTGCTGTTTATCATCCTGTTCGCAGGGATCTCTGCGCTGGCAGAGATCAACGAGATGCCGGCGGCAGTTACCTCTGTCGTACAGCTTGTGTTCGGCGTGGTGTGGGTTGTCATTCTGCTGTGCTTTCCGGTTTCCATTGCGGTTTCCATGCGTATTCGAGCGAAAAAAGAATATTAA
- the hydF gene encoding [FeFe] hydrogenase H-cluster maturation GTPase HydF: MSMNTAPNAERVHIGIFGKRNAGKSSLINAMTGQDLAIVSNIAGTTTDPVSKAMELLPLGPVVMIDTPGLDDIGALGAQRVRKAMQVMNKCDLAVVVVDASEGLTDAHTDLLARLKAKNIPHLIAMNKCDLLDAVPADTEHMRYVSAAAGTGIYALKEAIAHLVPTGDNGRRIIADLLQPNDFVVLVVPIDSAAPKGRLILPQQQTIRDILEAGATAIVCQDTELKATLKKLGQPPRMVVTDSQAFRRVSADTPDDVPLTSFSILFARYKGRLDSAVRGVTALRQLQDGDTVLISEGCTHHRQCDDIGTVKLPKWIEDYTGKSLHFEFTSGGAFPENLSPYQLIVHCGGCMLNEREMKSRIAYAEDEGVPMTNYGILISYINGILPRAVKPLGLEL, from the coding sequence ATGAGCATGAACACAGCGCCCAATGCGGAGCGCGTACATATCGGCATTTTCGGCAAGCGCAACGCCGGAAAATCCAGTCTCATCAACGCGATGACCGGACAAGACCTCGCCATTGTCTCCAACATCGCAGGCACAACGACAGATCCGGTCTCCAAAGCCATGGAATTGCTGCCGCTCGGTCCTGTCGTGATGATTGACACCCCGGGTCTGGATGACATCGGTGCGCTCGGCGCCCAGCGCGTCCGGAAAGCCATGCAGGTGATGAACAAGTGTGATTTGGCGGTTGTCGTCGTTGATGCATCGGAGGGACTGACCGACGCACACACGGATTTGCTCGCTCGTCTGAAGGCAAAAAACATTCCGCATCTCATTGCCATGAACAAGTGTGATTTGTTGGATGCCGTTCCGGCAGATACCGAGCACATGCGCTATGTCAGCGCAGCTGCCGGAACCGGCATCTATGCACTCAAAGAAGCCATTGCACATCTTGTGCCGACCGGAGACAACGGGCGGCGCATTATTGCTGATCTGTTACAGCCCAATGATTTTGTCGTGCTCGTCGTGCCCATTGATTCCGCTGCACCCAAAGGCCGCTTGATTCTGCCGCAGCAGCAAACCATCCGCGATATCTTAGAAGCCGGTGCGACCGCCATCGTCTGTCAGGACACCGAGCTGAAAGCCACGCTGAAAAAGCTCGGCCAGCCGCCGCGCATGGTCGTGACAGACAGTCAGGCATTCCGGCGCGTCTCCGCCGACACACCGGATGATGTGCCGCTCACCTCATTTTCTATCCTGTTCGCCCGCTACAAAGGCCGATTGGACAGCGCCGTGCGCGGCGTCACCGCCCTGCGTCAGCTGCAAGACGGCGATACCGTGTTAATCTCCGAGGGCTGCACGCATCATCGGCAATGCGATGACATCGGCACGGTCAAGCTGCCCAAATGGATCGAGGACTATACCGGAAAATCGCTGCATTTCGAATTTACCAGCGGCGGCGCGTTTCCGGAAAATCTGTCTCCGTATCAGCTCATTGTGCACTGCGGCGGCTGTATGCTCAACGAGCGGGAGATGAAATCCCGCATCGCCTACGCCGAGGACGAGGGTGTACCGATGACCAACTACGGCATTCTGATTTCCTATATCAACGGCATTCTCCCCCGCGCGGTCAAGCCGCTGGGGCTGGAGCTATAG
- the trpS gene encoding tryptophan--tRNA ligase: MGKVILTGDRPTGKLHLGHYVGSLRRRVELQNSGEYDKIFIMIADTQALTDNADNPEKIRQNILEVALDYLSCGLDPAKSTLFIQSQVPELTELTMYYMNLVTVSRLQRNPTVKSEIQMRNFETSIPVGFFTYPISQASDITAFRATTVPAGEDQMPMVEQTREIVHKFNSVYGETLVTPQILLPENQACLRLPGTDGKAKMSKSLGNCIYLSDSAEDVRKKVMSMYTDPEHIRVQDPGKIEGNTVFTYLDAFCRPEYFAEFWPDYANLDEVKEHYQRGGLGDVKVKKFLNNVLQAELEPIRARRKEYEKDIPAVYEILKNGSAVAQAEAAQTLHDVRAAMKINYFEDAELIASQASKYGDK; encoded by the coding sequence GTGGGTAAAGTTATTTTAACCGGCGACCGTCCGACCGGCAAACTGCATCTGGGACATTATGTTGGTTCCCTGAGACGCCGCGTAGAGCTGCAAAATTCCGGTGAATACGATAAAATCTTCATTATGATTGCAGATACACAGGCATTAACTGATAACGCAGACAATCCGGAAAAGATTCGTCAGAATATTTTGGAGGTTGCGCTGGATTATCTGTCCTGCGGTTTGGATCCGGCAAAGTCTACACTGTTCATTCAGTCTCAGGTGCCGGAGCTGACCGAGCTGACCATGTACTATATGAATCTGGTCACCGTATCTCGTCTGCAGCGCAATCCGACGGTAAAGTCGGAAATTCAGATGCGCAATTTTGAAACGAGCATTCCGGTTGGATTCTTTACATATCCAATCAGTCAGGCGTCCGATATCACGGCGTTCCGTGCGACCACGGTTCCGGCCGGTGAGGATCAGATGCCGATGGTAGAACAGACCCGCGAAATCGTGCACAAGTTTAACAGCGTATACGGTGAGACACTGGTTACGCCGCAGATTTTGCTGCCGGAGAATCAGGCGTGCCTGCGTCTGCCGGGCACCGATGGCAAGGCTAAGATGTCCAAGTCTCTGGGCAACTGCATTTATCTGTCGGACAGCGCAGAGGACGTGCGCAAGAAGGTCATGAGCATGTACACCGATCCGGAGCACATCCGCGTACAGGATCCGGGCAAAATCGAGGGCAACACGGTATTTACTTATCTGGATGCCTTCTGCCGTCCGGAGTACTTTGCAGAATTCTGGCCGGATTATGCAAATCTGGATGAGGTCAAGGAGCACTACCAGCGTGGCGGTCTGGGCGATGTAAAGGTGAAGAAGTTCCTGAACAACGTCCTGCAGGCAGAGCTGGAGCCGATTCGTGCGCGCCGCAAGGAATATGAAAAGGATATTCCGGCAGTGTATGAAATCCTCAAGAACGGCAGCGCCGTTGCACAGGCTGAGGCAGCACAGACGCTGCACGATGTGCGCGCCGCTATGAAAATCAACTATTTTGAAGATGCAGAGCTGATTGCTTCGCAGGCTTCCAAGTACGGCGACAAATAA
- a CDS encoding NCS2 family permease, whose product MLESLFKLKENHTNVKTEVVAGLTTFMTMAYILAVNPSILSASGMDSNAILMATAIASFIGCFCMALLANYPFALAPGLGLNAYFAYTVVGQMGYSWQFALLAVFVEGLIFIVLSLTNVREAIFNAIPLQLKKGVSVGIGLFVAFLGLQNAKLVVDSTTLVTIVDFTENFHTVGIGALLAVIGLLLIAILHVKNVKGSILIGILVTWVLGIVCQLTGIYQVDAANGFYSLIPSWSSFDITSIRLTFGQCFNLAGTDFNIIDFIVIIFAFLFVDLFDTLGTLIGVANKADMLDEEGKLPRIKQALLADALATSAGAILGTSTTTTFVESSSGVAEGGRTGLSSIVTGLLFLVSIVFAPVFTTIPSFATAPALIFVGFLMISAVVQINFNDPTESIPAYLCLACMPLTYSISEGISIGVISYVVINLFCGNRKKITPLMYVLAILFVLKYIFL is encoded by the coding sequence ATGCTTGAATCATTATTTAAATTGAAGGAGAACCACACGAATGTCAAGACAGAAGTCGTTGCCGGTCTGACAACCTTTATGACCATGGCTTACATTCTCGCGGTCAATCCTTCCATCCTGTCGGCATCCGGCATGGATTCCAATGCCATTCTGATGGCAACCGCCATCGCATCCTTTATCGGCTGCTTCTGTATGGCATTGCTCGCAAACTATCCATTTGCACTGGCACCAGGTCTCGGACTCAATGCATACTTTGCATACACCGTTGTCGGACAGATGGGCTATTCTTGGCAGTTCGCATTGCTTGCTGTTTTCGTCGAAGGTCTGATTTTTATCGTCCTTTCCTTGACCAATGTGCGTGAAGCCATTTTTAACGCCATTCCGCTTCAGCTCAAAAAGGGTGTATCGGTTGGCATTGGCCTGTTTGTCGCTTTTCTGGGACTTCAGAACGCCAAGTTGGTCGTAGACAGCACCACGCTGGTTACGATCGTTGATTTTACCGAAAACTTCCACACAGTCGGTATCGGCGCGCTGCTCGCAGTCATCGGTCTGCTGCTCATTGCTATTCTGCATGTCAAGAACGTCAAGGGTTCCATCCTGATCGGCATTCTGGTCACTTGGGTACTGGGCATTGTGTGTCAGCTCACCGGTATTTATCAGGTAGATGCTGCCAACGGCTTCTATTCTCTGATTCCGTCCTGGTCGAGCTTTGACATTACCTCGATTCGTCTGACCTTCGGTCAGTGCTTCAATCTGGCTGGTACGGATTTCAATATTATTGACTTTATCGTCATCATTTTTGCCTTCCTGTTTGTCGATCTGTTCGACACGCTGGGCACACTGATTGGCGTGGCAAATAAGGCAGATATGCTGGATGAAGAAGGCAAGCTGCCGCGCATCAAGCAGGCTCTGCTCGCTGATGCACTCGCAACCTCCGCCGGTGCCATTCTGGGTACTTCTACCACAACAACCTTTGTGGAAAGCTCCTCCGGCGTCGCTGAAGGCGGCAGAACCGGTCTGTCTTCCATTGTAACCGGTCTGCTGTTCTTGGTTTCCATTGTCTTTGCTCCGGTATTTACCACCATTCCGAGCTTCGCAACCGCTCCGGCTCTGATTTTTGTCGGCTTCCTGATGATTTCCGCCGTCGTGCAAATCAACTTCAACGACCCGACCGAATCCATTCCTGCTTATCTGTGTCTGGCCTGCATGCCGCTGACCTACAGCATCTCGGAAGGCATCTCCATCGGTGTCATTTCGTATGTTGTCATCAATCTGTTCTGCGGCAACCGCAAGAAGATCACACCGCTGATGTACGTTTTGGCAATTCTGTTTGTTTTAAAGTACATTTTCCTGTAA
- a CDS encoding ABC transporter ATP-binding protein, with protein MKALEVKGLCKQYGDFALDNVNFSLEQGTITGLVGRNGAGKTTILRSILGAAHIDAGEISFLGRPIDAQTKQDIGVVYDACCFSEMLKIRQIDSVLGDIYHNWSQDVFLGLCEHYELPEHKTIKTFSRGMKQKLSIAAAMAHSPKLLLLDEPTGGLDPVAREQILDDLQTFIEDGEHTVLLSTHITSDLDRVADNILILSHGKMRIDVEKDTLLNEYIVLKGSPEQLGQMQPEDILGVKKQAYSFEALCVGRERMQEKYPQFVCDSADVEQILILLEGGADQ; from the coding sequence ATGAAGGCATTGGAAGTCAAGGGACTGTGCAAGCAATACGGAGATTTTGCTCTGGACAACGTAAATTTTTCTTTGGAGCAGGGAACCATTACCGGACTGGTCGGCAGAAACGGTGCGGGCAAGACGACGATTTTGCGCAGCATTTTGGGCGCGGCGCATATCGATGCCGGAGAAATTTCGTTTTTGGGACGGCCGATAGACGCGCAGACCAAGCAGGATATCGGCGTCGTGTATGACGCCTGCTGTTTCAGTGAAATGCTGAAGATTCGGCAGATAGACAGCGTGCTGGGCGATATATATCACAATTGGTCGCAGGATGTTTTTCTGGGATTGTGTGAGCACTATGAACTGCCGGAACATAAGACAATCAAGACATTTTCCCGCGGCATGAAACAGAAGCTGTCTATTGCGGCGGCAATGGCGCACAGCCCGAAATTGCTGCTGCTGGATGAGCCGACAGGCGGATTGGACCCCGTTGCCCGCGAGCAGATTTTGGACGATTTGCAGACGTTCATTGAGGACGGCGAGCACACCGTGCTGCTGTCCACGCACATTACCAGCGACTTGGATCGCGTGGCAGACAATATTTTGATTTTATCGCACGGAAAAATGCGGATTGATGTAGAGAAAGATACGCTGCTTAACGAATATATTGTGCTCAAGGGCAGTCCGGAACAGCTCGGACAGATGCAGCCGGAAGATATTCTCGGCGTCAAAAAGCAGGCGTATTCGTTTGAAGCGCTGTGCGTAGGACGCGAACGCATGCAGGAAAAATACCCGCAGTTTGTGTGCGACAGCGCGGATGTTGAACAAATCTTGATTTTGCTGGAAGGCGGTGCAGACCAATGA